A single Catenulispora sp. GP43 DNA region contains:
- a CDS encoding response regulator — translation MTAASADVVRLLLAEDQAMVRGALATLLNLEDDLEVVAEVGRGDEVLAAAKAADVRVALLDIEMPGMSGLDAADALHRAMPDVRIIILTTFGRPGFLRRAMESGASAFLVKDAPVAELVAAIRKVLRGERVIDPDLAAAALAAGENPLTPRERDVLAASADGSTIADVARRLHLSEGTVRNYLSACIQKTAARNRTEAIRAAQQRGWL, via the coding sequence ATGACCGCCGCCTCTGCCGATGTCGTCCGTCTCCTGCTCGCCGAGGATCAGGCCATGGTGCGGGGTGCGCTGGCGACGCTGCTCAATCTCGAGGACGATCTGGAGGTCGTCGCCGAGGTCGGGCGCGGTGATGAGGTGCTCGCGGCGGCGAAGGCGGCTGATGTGCGGGTCGCGTTGCTGGACATCGAGATGCCGGGGATGTCGGGGCTGGATGCCGCCGACGCTTTGCACCGGGCGATGCCGGATGTGCGCATCATCATCCTGACCACGTTCGGGCGGCCCGGGTTTCTGCGGCGGGCGATGGAGTCGGGGGCTTCGGCGTTCCTTGTGAAGGACGCGCCGGTGGCCGAGTTGGTCGCGGCCATTCGCAAGGTGCTGCGGGGGGAGCGGGTCATCGATCCGGATCTGGCGGCTGCCGCGTTGGCCGCCGGGGAGAATCCGCTGACGCCGCGGGAGCGCGATGTGCTCGCGGCCTCCGCCGACGGCTCGACCATCGCCGACGTCGCGCGGCGGCTGCACCTGTCGGAGGGCACGGTGCGCAACTACCTGTCGGCCTGCATCCAGAAGACCGCCGCCCGGAACCGCACTGAGGCGATCCGGGCGGCGCAGCAGCGAGGCTGGCTGTAG
- a CDS encoding SSI family serine proteinase inhibitor, with product MRRLAAVTATAFLSAAALSAGAATAQAANAHATPRFTVHVLGSVHLKRVDRMNGRTRTAYLLCTSTSTHGSAPVIHGLGGLKDATSACEELAAVHGRLDTLAVHPAWMAPALEAPVEVQAAGTWEGRKVAWTHRFPNGGWVTKATGDVFAF from the coding sequence ATGCGCCGACTGGCCGCCGTCACCGCCACCGCATTCCTGTCCGCCGCCGCGCTGTCCGCCGGCGCCGCCACCGCTCAGGCCGCCAACGCCCACGCCACGCCCCGGTTCACCGTGCACGTGCTCGGCAGCGTGCATCTCAAGCGCGTGGACCGCATGAACGGCCGGACGCGTACCGCCTACCTGCTGTGCACGTCCACGTCGACCCACGGCTCCGCACCCGTCATCCACGGCCTCGGCGGCCTGAAGGACGCGACGTCGGCGTGCGAGGAGTTGGCCGCGGTGCACGGCCGGCTGGACACGCTGGCCGTGCACCCGGCGTGGATGGCGCCGGCCCTGGAGGCGCCGGTGGAGGTGCAGGCGGCCGGGACGTGGGAAGGACGGAAGGTCGCCTGGACCCACCGGTTCCCGAACGGCGGCTGGGTGACCAAGGCGACCGGGGACGTGTTCGCGTTCTGA
- a CDS encoding sensor histidine kinase, translated as MDVWSKRSAEGPPAAAEEGMAGAAEWAGRLASADAPPQMRHPRVGQPGRYKWLFAAVWLFYLIDPVAKVAGSSHAQSFKLLVYGLVAVFVVAYCWLANAVYPKTGSVGVVNEAPRGVLPILAVMAALALVTSVWIYPDLVGMWVYVGAGAGLGLSIRDGSAFRGVLAALGMMTVCILLTSANRSFSTWLTLAFPIFFAGMSTLGIRQMALLIGELREARTQVASLAANEERLRLARDLHDLTGHSLATITLKAELAQRMLAKSRAAAPDGPTPRLDAALKEVEEIEQVSRQTLTDIRQAVSGYRRATLAVEVASAHVALEAAGIKLDASPEVAAATGEFDAQSEAALAWSLREAVTNAIRHSAAARVEVTLTRSGDEMVLTVRNDGRGLAATVSATDACGGHGLTGLRERLDAVGGRLSVGGKDGDFRLVAAAPARGIGAG; from the coding sequence ATGGACGTGTGGAGCAAGCGGTCGGCCGAGGGGCCGCCGGCGGCGGCCGAGGAGGGGATGGCCGGCGCGGCGGAATGGGCCGGCCGTCTTGCGTCCGCGGACGCGCCTCCCCAGATGCGGCATCCGCGGGTGGGACAGCCGGGCCGGTACAAGTGGCTGTTCGCCGCGGTCTGGCTGTTCTACCTGATCGACCCGGTCGCGAAGGTGGCCGGGTCCAGCCATGCGCAGAGCTTCAAGCTGCTGGTCTACGGCCTGGTCGCGGTGTTCGTCGTGGCGTACTGCTGGCTGGCGAACGCGGTGTACCCGAAGACCGGGTCGGTCGGCGTGGTCAACGAGGCCCCGCGCGGGGTGCTGCCGATCCTGGCGGTCATGGCCGCGCTCGCACTGGTGACCAGTGTCTGGATCTACCCGGACCTGGTCGGGATGTGGGTGTACGTCGGCGCGGGGGCGGGCCTGGGCCTGTCGATCCGCGACGGGTCGGCCTTCCGCGGTGTTCTCGCGGCGCTGGGCATGATGACCGTCTGCATCCTGCTCACGAGCGCCAACCGCTCCTTCTCCACCTGGCTGACCCTGGCCTTCCCGATCTTCTTCGCGGGCATGTCCACCCTCGGCATCCGCCAGATGGCGCTCCTGATCGGCGAACTGCGCGAAGCCCGCACCCAGGTGGCAAGCCTGGCGGCGAACGAGGAGCGCCTGCGCCTGGCCCGCGACCTCCACGACCTGACCGGCCACTCCCTGGCGACCATCACCCTGAAGGCGGAACTGGCGCAGCGCATGCTCGCCAAGTCCCGCGCCGCGGCACCGGACGGCCCCACCCCGCGCCTGGACGCGGCCCTGAAAGAGGTCGAGGAGATCGAGCAGGTCTCCCGCCAGACCCTGACCGACATCCGCCAAGCAGTGAGCGGCTACCGCCGGGCGACCCTCGCGGTGGAGGTGGCGTCGGCACACGTGGCCCTGGAGGCGGCCGGCATCAAGCTCGACGCGTCCCCGGAGGTGGCGGCGGCGACCGGCGAGTTCGACGCCCAGAGCGAAGCCGCCCTGGCCTGGAGCCTGCGCGAAGCGGTGACCAACGCGATCCGCCACAGCGCGGCGGCCCGCGTCGAGGTGACCCTGACCCGCAGCGGCGACGAGATGGTGCTCACCGTCCGCAACGACGGCCGCGGCCTGGCCGCGACGGTCAGCGCCACCGACGCCTGCGGCGGCCACGGCCTCACCGGGCTGCGCGAGCGCCTGGACGCGGTCGGGGGGCGGCTTTCGGTGGGCGGGAAGGATGGGGACTTCCGGCTGGTGGCGGCGGCGCCGGCGCGGGGGATCGGGGCGGGGTGA
- a CDS encoding TetR/AcrR family transcriptional regulator, whose translation MRADAEDNRRALLDAAREVFVEEGTTVALDKIAKRAGVGIGTLYRRFPDRDALLRGVLVDLFGSMAAAAREAAASAGPEAPEAPDAPPAWEALVRAVAGLGLGPTLPVIFRERLDLIDDPAVAGAMREAIDGVEGVYRRAQEAGQLRPDVSFLEIQMLAGMLSSSGSSRPPRIDPRMLNDRLVGIILDGLRAGSGNRGLPGEPAEFSPLNPDDRAEVERLIAEENARRGLRS comes from the coding sequence ATGCGAGCCGATGCCGAGGACAACCGCCGGGCCCTGCTGGACGCCGCGCGCGAGGTCTTCGTCGAGGAGGGCACGACCGTCGCGCTGGACAAGATCGCCAAGCGCGCCGGGGTCGGCATCGGCACCCTCTATCGCCGGTTCCCGGACCGGGACGCGCTGCTGCGCGGAGTGCTCGTCGACCTGTTCGGGAGCATGGCCGCCGCGGCGCGCGAGGCGGCCGCCTCCGCCGGGCCCGAAGCCCCCGAGGCCCCCGACGCCCCGCCGGCCTGGGAGGCCCTGGTCCGGGCCGTCGCCGGCCTCGGCCTGGGCCCCACCCTGCCGGTGATCTTCCGCGAGCGGCTGGACCTGATCGACGACCCGGCGGTGGCCGGCGCCATGCGGGAGGCCATCGACGGCGTCGAAGGGGTCTACCGGCGCGCGCAGGAGGCCGGGCAGCTGCGCCCCGATGTCAGCTTCCTGGAGATCCAGATGCTGGCCGGGATGCTCTCCAGTAGCGGGTCGAGCCGGCCCCCGAGGATCGACCCGCGGATGCTGAACGACCGGCTCGTCGGCATCATCCTGGACGGGCTGCGGGCCGGCTCCGGCAACCGCGGGCTGCCCGGCGAGCCGGCCGAGTTCAGCCCCCTGAACCCCGACGACCGGGCCGAGGTGGAGCGCCTGATCGCCGAGGAGAACGCGCGCAGGGGGCTGCGGAGTTAG
- the sdhA gene encoding succinate dehydrogenase flavoprotein subunit → MAPQIHTYDTIIVGAGGAGMRAALESSKRSRTAVLTKLYPTRSHTGAAQGGMCAALANVEDDNWEWHTYDTVKGGDYLVDQDAAEIMCKEAIDAVLDLEKMGLPFSRTPEGKIDQRRFGGHTKEHGKAPVHRSCFAADRTGHMILQTLYQNCVKQEVEFYNEFYVLDLLLHEDPDGTKYAAGVVALELATGEIHIFRGKAVILATGGFGKVFKTTSNAHTLTGDGMGIVWRRGLPLEDMEFYQFHPTGLAGLGILLTEGARGEGGILRNADGERFMERYAPTIKDLAPRDIVARSMVLEVRDGRGAGPNKDYVYLDLTHLPAEQIEEKLPDITEFARTYLGVEPTTELVPVYPTAHYAMGGVPTNVAGEALADNDTVVKGLYAAGEVACVSVHGSNRLGTNSLLDINVFGRRAGINAAEYAVGAELKPLPAEPEQAVVSMVEGLRNSTGHERVAQIRSELQTTMDQNAGVYRNDETLAQAEKDVKELQRRYQDVAVQDKGKRFNTDLLEAVELGFLLDLAEILVLGARNRTESRGAQAREDYPTRDDVNWQKHTMAYREKDGEGGYKIRLDYKPVIVTRYQPTERKY, encoded by the coding sequence ATGGCACCTCAGATCCACACCTACGACACCATCATCGTCGGCGCCGGCGGCGCCGGGATGCGCGCGGCGCTGGAGTCCTCCAAGCGCAGCCGCACGGCGGTGCTGACGAAGCTGTACCCGACCCGCTCCCACACCGGCGCGGCGCAGGGCGGCATGTGCGCCGCGCTGGCCAACGTCGAGGACGACAACTGGGAGTGGCACACCTATGACACCGTGAAGGGCGGCGACTACCTGGTCGACCAGGACGCCGCCGAGATCATGTGCAAGGAGGCGATCGACGCCGTCCTGGACCTGGAGAAGATGGGCCTGCCCTTCTCCCGGACCCCCGAGGGCAAGATCGACCAGCGGCGCTTCGGCGGCCACACCAAGGAGCACGGCAAGGCGCCGGTGCACCGGTCCTGCTTCGCCGCCGACCGCACCGGCCACATGATCCTGCAGACGCTGTACCAGAACTGCGTCAAGCAGGAAGTCGAGTTCTACAACGAGTTCTACGTCCTGGACCTGCTGCTGCACGAGGACCCGGACGGCACCAAGTACGCCGCCGGCGTCGTCGCGCTGGAGCTGGCCACCGGCGAGATCCACATCTTCCGCGGCAAGGCCGTCATCCTGGCCACCGGCGGCTTCGGCAAGGTCTTCAAGACCACCTCCAACGCGCACACCCTGACCGGCGACGGCATGGGCATCGTCTGGCGCCGCGGGCTGCCGCTGGAGGACATGGAGTTCTACCAGTTCCACCCGACAGGCCTGGCGGGCCTGGGCATCCTGCTCACCGAGGGCGCCCGGGGCGAGGGCGGCATCCTGCGCAACGCCGACGGCGAGCGCTTCATGGAGCGCTACGCCCCGACCATCAAGGACCTGGCGCCCCGCGACATCGTCGCGCGCTCCATGGTCCTGGAGGTCCGCGACGGCCGCGGCGCCGGTCCCAACAAGGACTACGTCTACCTGGACCTGACGCACCTGCCGGCCGAGCAGATCGAGGAAAAGCTGCCGGACATCACCGAGTTCGCCCGCACCTACCTCGGCGTCGAGCCGACCACGGAGCTGGTGCCGGTGTACCCGACGGCGCACTACGCGATGGGCGGCGTGCCGACCAACGTGGCCGGCGAGGCGCTGGCCGACAACGACACCGTCGTCAAGGGCCTGTACGCGGCCGGCGAGGTGGCCTGCGTGTCGGTCCACGGCTCCAACCGCCTGGGCACCAACTCGCTGCTGGACATCAACGTCTTCGGCCGCCGCGCGGGCATCAACGCCGCCGAGTACGCGGTCGGCGCCGAGCTCAAGCCGCTGCCGGCCGAGCCGGAGCAGGCCGTGGTGTCGATGGTCGAGGGCCTGCGCAACTCCACGGGCCACGAGCGCGTGGCGCAGATCCGCTCGGAGCTGCAGACCACGATGGACCAGAACGCCGGCGTGTACCGCAACGACGAGACGCTGGCCCAGGCCGAGAAGGACGTCAAGGAGCTGCAGCGCCGGTACCAGGACGTCGCGGTCCAGGACAAGGGCAAGCGGTTCAACACCGACCTGCTGGAGGCCGTGGAGCTGGGGTTCCTGCTCGACCTGGCCGAGATCCTGGTCCTGGGCGCCCGCAACCGGACCGAGTCGCGCGGCGCGCAGGCCCGCGAGGACTACCCGACGCGGGACGACGTGAACTGGCAGAAGCACACGATGGCCTACCGGGAGAAGGACGGCGAGGGCGGTTACAAGATCCGCCTGGACTACAAGCCCGTCATCGTGACCCGCTACCAGCCGACGGAGCGTAAGTACTGA
- a CDS encoding succinate dehydrogenase iron-sulfur subunit, translated as MSTATVQEHVETSASGKAGIAMMTITVRIRRYNPEVDAAPHWVDYQVTADPTARILDSLHKIKWEQDGSLTFRRSCAHGVCGSDAMRINGKNRLACKALVKDLNPSKPITVEPIQGLPVLKDLVVDMEPFFQAYRDVKPFLIAHGNEPTRERIQSQKDRDRFDDTTKCILCAACTTSCPVFWADGQYFGPAAIVNAHRFIFDSRDDGANERLEILNDREGVWRCRTTFNCTEACPRGIQITQAIAEVKRALITRRVI; from the coding sequence ATGAGCACCGCTACTGTGCAAGAGCACGTCGAGACGTCGGCCTCCGGCAAGGCCGGCATCGCGATGATGACCATCACGGTCCGCATCCGGCGCTACAACCCGGAAGTCGACGCCGCGCCGCACTGGGTCGACTACCAGGTCACCGCCGACCCGACGGCCCGCATCCTGGACTCGCTGCACAAGATCAAGTGGGAGCAGGACGGCTCGCTGACCTTCCGCCGCTCCTGCGCGCACGGCGTGTGCGGCTCGGACGCGATGCGGATCAACGGCAAGAACCGGCTGGCGTGCAAGGCCCTGGTGAAGGACCTGAACCCGAGTAAGCCGATCACCGTCGAGCCGATCCAGGGCCTGCCGGTGCTCAAGGACCTCGTGGTCGACATGGAGCCGTTCTTCCAGGCCTACCGCGACGTCAAGCCGTTCCTGATCGCGCACGGCAACGAGCCCACGCGCGAGCGGATCCAGTCGCAGAAGGACCGCGACCGCTTCGATGACACCACCAAGTGCATCCTGTGCGCGGCGTGCACCACGTCGTGCCCGGTGTTCTGGGCCGACGGGCAGTACTTCGGCCCGGCGGCGATCGTCAACGCGCACCGGTTCATCTTCGACTCCCGCGACGACGGGGCGAACGAGCGCCTGGAGATCCTCAACGACCGCGAGGGCGTGTGGCGCTGCCGGACCACGTTCAACTGCACCGAGGCGTGCCCGCGCGGGATCCAGATCACGCAGGCGATCGCCGAGGTGAAGCGGGCGCTGATCACCCGCCGAGTCATTTGA
- a CDS encoding ABC transporter ATP-binding protein, protein MPRDARSPDGAVVEFENVSKTFHSPKGPVHAVNGLTMTLQPGQTIAFLGPNGAGKSTSLNMLLGLSRPDSGRVALFGGTAAEAIKGGMVGAMLQSGGLMSDVTVREQVELWAKLHPRPIPVAEALKRANIADLADRRVDKLSGGQQQRVQFAMAIIGDSPLIVLDEPTTGMDVENRQAFWATMRERAYEGKTVLFATHYLEEADQFAERVIVINKGRLLADGSAADIKASAGAKRLSFRLPGVQDAVLYRLPNLVNVERQADIVRLQTSDSDATLYALLDAGYRPADIEIQALGLEQAFLAITAEDNSVGDTDTATLEAAR, encoded by the coding sequence ATGCCACGAGACGCTCGAAGCCCGGACGGGGCGGTAGTCGAGTTCGAGAACGTGAGCAAGACCTTCCACTCGCCCAAGGGCCCGGTCCACGCCGTCAACGGCCTGACCATGACCCTGCAGCCCGGCCAGACCATCGCCTTCCTCGGCCCGAACGGCGCCGGGAAGTCCACCTCGCTGAACATGCTGCTGGGCCTGAGCCGGCCCGACTCCGGCCGGGTGGCGCTGTTCGGCGGGACCGCCGCCGAGGCCATCAAGGGCGGCATGGTCGGCGCGATGCTGCAGTCCGGCGGCCTGATGAGCGACGTCACGGTGCGCGAGCAGGTCGAGCTGTGGGCCAAGCTGCACCCGCGGCCGATCCCGGTCGCCGAGGCGCTGAAGCGGGCCAACATCGCCGACCTGGCCGACCGCCGGGTGGACAAGCTGTCCGGCGGCCAGCAGCAGCGCGTGCAGTTCGCGATGGCGATCATCGGCGACAGCCCGCTGATCGTGCTGGACGAGCCCACGACCGGGATGGACGTGGAGAACCGCCAGGCGTTCTGGGCGACCATGCGCGAGCGTGCCTACGAGGGCAAGACGGTGCTGTTCGCGACGCACTACCTGGAAGAGGCGGACCAGTTCGCCGAGCGGGTCATCGTCATCAACAAGGGCCGGCTGCTCGCCGACGGCTCGGCGGCCGACATCAAGGCCAGCGCCGGCGCCAAGCGGCTGTCGTTCCGGCTCCCCGGGGTGCAGGACGCGGTGCTGTACCGGCTGCCGAACCTGGTGAACGTGGAGCGGCAGGCGGACATCGTGCGGCTGCAGACCTCCGACTCGGACGCCACGCTGTACGCGCTGCTGGACGCCGGATACCGGCCGGCCGACATCGAGATCCAGGCGCTGGGCCTGGAGCAGGCCTTCTTGGCGATCACGGCCGAGGACAACTCCGTCGGGGACACCGACACCGCGACCCTGGAGGCGGCGCGATGA
- a CDS encoding ABC transporter permease, whose product MNATLTLTKLDVLRVMRNGRYLIFAIAMPAALYLIIGKQSTQADGVDFKAYYMLAMATYGAFAGALMNNSIRIATERKSGWTRQLRLTPLPGWGYVFAKVVTSLATTIPSVLVVFGIGAFLNHVEMPAWKWVANAVILWLVSMTFVSLAVAIGYRFDPETAQPAVMLTFFPMAILGGLWFPLGGTLEKIGKWFPTYQAHKLGTDILATGKVSAMSIAVVAAWGVLFALLAVASYRSAKEQ is encoded by the coding sequence ATGAACGCCACGCTGACGCTCACCAAGCTGGACGTGCTGCGGGTCATGCGCAACGGCCGGTACCTGATCTTCGCGATCGCGATGCCGGCGGCGCTGTACCTGATCATCGGCAAGCAGAGCACCCAGGCCGACGGGGTCGACTTCAAGGCCTACTACATGCTGGCCATGGCCACCTACGGCGCGTTCGCCGGGGCCCTGATGAACAACTCGATCCGGATCGCCACCGAGCGCAAGTCCGGCTGGACCAGGCAGCTGCGGCTGACCCCGCTGCCGGGCTGGGGGTACGTCTTCGCCAAGGTGGTCACCTCGCTGGCCACGACCATCCCGTCGGTGCTGGTGGTGTTCGGCATCGGCGCGTTCCTCAACCATGTCGAGATGCCGGCCTGGAAGTGGGTCGCGAACGCGGTGATCCTGTGGCTGGTCTCGATGACCTTCGTCTCGCTGGCGGTGGCGATCGGCTACCGCTTCGACCCGGAGACCGCGCAGCCGGCCGTGATGCTGACGTTCTTCCCGATGGCGATCCTGGGCGGCCTGTGGTTCCCGCTCGGCGGCACGCTGGAGAAGATCGGCAAGTGGTTCCCGACCTACCAGGCCCACAAGCTGGGGACGGACATCCTGGCCACCGGCAAGGTCTCGGCGATGTCGATCGCGGTGGTCGCGGCGTGGGGCGTGCTGTTCGCGCTGCTGGCGGTGGCCTCGTACCGGTCGGCGAAGGAACAGTGA
- a CDS encoding SigE family RNA polymerase sigma factor — translation MREVREQEFDEFVLARQQRLLRTAYLLCGDWHLAEDLTQNALAKVYTAWNRIQRVEQIDGYVHRILFRTYVDTYRRRRKREILSAAVPDVAGTGIASDVRLTLLSALAEVTPRYRAVLVLRFWEDRSVDETADALGISAGSVKSHTHRGLHQLRSVLGDQALDLIGS, via the coding sequence ATGCGGGAAGTGCGTGAGCAGGAGTTCGACGAGTTCGTCCTCGCACGGCAGCAAAGGCTGCTGCGCACGGCGTATCTGTTGTGCGGGGACTGGCACCTGGCCGAGGACCTGACGCAGAACGCGCTGGCGAAGGTGTACACGGCATGGAACCGGATCCAGCGCGTCGAGCAGATCGACGGGTATGTGCACCGGATCCTGTTCCGTACCTACGTCGACACCTATCGGCGTCGCCGGAAGCGGGAGATCTTGAGCGCGGCGGTCCCGGACGTCGCCGGCACTGGTATTGCCAGCGACGTCCGGTTGACTCTACTGTCCGCGCTGGCCGAGGTCACCCCCCGCTACCGCGCCGTGCTGGTCCTGCGGTTCTGGGAGGACCGCAGCGTCGACGAGACCGCCGACGCGCTCGGCATCTCCGCGGGCTCGGTGAAGTCGCACACCCACCGTGGTCTCCACCAGTTGCGCTCGGTCCTCGGGGACCAGGCGCTGGATCTCATCGGGAGCTGA
- a CDS encoding glycosyltransferase, producing the protein MSKILHVITGLASGGAERQLATLLQHLPEECEVACLTEGGRVGERIRADGFRVHDLRMPSNRDMASLMHLVKLIRDGGFDLVHTHLYRAHLYGRLAARMAGVRAIVATEHSLGRELIEGRPKDRLGVRAMYRASERMGRVTIAVSQAVADYLRAWRIDRVEVIENGIDIREFRFDPNARALVRKILGIDEDAFVIGGVGRLDPDKHFEVLIEAAGRIDGAIALIVGAGPDRARLQRLAAELMPGRVHFTGDVGGGMLEIKDLLSAMDVFASPSPSETFGLAPLEAVACGLPAVYSDSPALDGLPGLGDRAARVPSRPDAFVAALRCAADLKPVDRSAPPGALERYGVAEQAAHVSELYRSVLAG; encoded by the coding sequence ATGTCCAAAATCCTGCACGTCATCACCGGCCTGGCCTCCGGCGGCGCCGAACGCCAGCTGGCCACGCTGCTCCAGCACCTGCCCGAGGAGTGCGAGGTGGCGTGCCTGACCGAGGGCGGCCGCGTCGGGGAGCGGATCCGGGCCGACGGGTTCCGGGTGCACGACCTGCGCATGCCGTCCAACCGCGACATGGCCTCGCTGATGCACCTGGTGAAGCTGATCCGCGACGGCGGCTTCGACCTCGTGCACACCCATCTGTACCGGGCCCACCTGTACGGCCGGCTGGCCGCGCGGATGGCCGGCGTCCGGGCCATCGTGGCCACCGAGCACTCGCTGGGCCGCGAGCTCATCGAGGGCCGGCCCAAGGACCGGCTCGGCGTGCGCGCCATGTACCGGGCCTCCGAGCGCATGGGCCGGGTGACGATAGCGGTCTCGCAGGCCGTCGCGGACTACCTGCGGGCCTGGCGGATCGACCGGGTGGAGGTGATAGAGAACGGCATCGACATCCGCGAGTTCCGCTTCGACCCGAACGCGCGCGCCCTGGTCCGCAAGATCCTGGGCATCGACGAAGACGCCTTCGTGATCGGCGGGGTCGGCCGGCTGGACCCGGACAAGCACTTCGAGGTGCTCATCGAGGCCGCCGGCCGGATCGACGGCGCGATCGCGCTGATCGTCGGGGCCGGCCCGGACCGGGCCCGGCTGCAGCGGCTGGCCGCCGAGCTGATGCCCGGCCGCGTGCACTTCACCGGGGACGTCGGGGGCGGGATGCTGGAGATCAAGGACCTGCTCTCGGCGATGGACGTGTTCGCCTCGCCCTCGCCGTCGGAGACCTTCGGGCTGGCGCCGCTGGAGGCGGTGGCCTGCGGGCTGCCGGCGGTCTACTCCGACTCCCCGGCGCTGGACGGCCTGCCGGGCCTGGGGGACCGGGCGGCGCGCGTGCCCTCGCGCCCCGACGCGTTCGTCGCCGCGCTGCGCTGCGCGGCGGACCTGAAGCCGGTGGACCGCTCGGCGCCGCCGGGGGCGCTGGAGCGGTACGGGGTCGCCGAGCAGGCCGCCCATGTCAGCGAGTTGTACAGATCGGTGCTGGCCGGCTAG